In Papaver somniferum cultivar HN1 chromosome 9, ASM357369v1, whole genome shotgun sequence, the genomic stretch TTAAATGCGTTTCCTGCTTTCATCTTCACCAAGAGCTGCTTCAAAGTAACATTTTAAATTTACTGACGTCTTATCTTGTTCAGGTGGCATTGCCAAGACGGAAAAAGTTATCTTGTTAAAAAAGTTTGAGGAGGATGATTTCGAAAGAATCACCTGGCTTATGGAGCTCTATAGAGGGTAATACACCCtacctgtttggttatttaagTCATGCTCTTCTTTTATCAAAGTTAAAAGTTGTAATTTGAATTTATTCTTCTTAATTTATTAAAACCATTGGTTCAAGAGATGTCTGACATTTCTTGAGATTCCTTCTTGGGTCCTGATCAACTTAATATTCGTGCAGATATTCTGAAGAAGTTGAAGCAATGGCGAATCGTCTTGAAGATGAAGAGGTAGCTATCCTTTccgttcttttttttcttcttctcatgatATCAGCTTTAAGTTTATCTGTTTGCCAAAAATCTTATACCCTTGTCTATCTCTTCTGCATATAATATTGCTGGTGGACTAGTATGAGCTCTGCATGGAAAAACTGCGATATGAATCCACAGTTCAGGTCAGCATTGCTCTTGCAGTCTTGCTTCGATGTTGTCATAGTTATGAATATCACAACTGCAACGAAAATTTGGATAAACTAATCCTTTTACATCTTATGCTTGTTGATAAGTAGGAAATACAAAATTATAAAAAGACTTGGAGCTTAGAAATATTTTGGCAAAATATTGTTAATGAGAGACGGAAATGAAAACAATCTTACCTGCATTTCCTTTTTATGGTGAatggttttatttttatcttataTATCTTATATTTCATTCTTTTTGGCTCTAATGTTTTCCCATTATGAATCTGCAGTCGATTGCTGTTATTCTTGGTTATCTTTTGTCCGAGTGAGTGTTTCCATCTACTTCTCTTGCTTTAATCTTTATCTGTATAAAGCCACTGCATGTGATGTTTAACTCAAGGTTATTTTACTTTGCAGGGATCCTACAACacgaaataaaattgaaaatcgaTTAACTCATCACAACTTAAAGAAGAAACATGTGCAGGATTTTATCTTGGTATGTATTCAAATTAGTCTGCTCATTTATGATTTATGGCTCCTTAATTTTACATTCTAATAAACACTCGGTTCAACTAGAACGCCACGCTGGCTTCCAAACTTGTCCTATTTGTTCAGTTTGTCTTTATTGTAGATTTGATATCATCAAGATATGAATTTTAGATGGTAAACTGTTTTCTGTTTGGAACTGTTGAAATGGTGTTTCCTTTTTTGAACTTTATAGGGTCCTAAGGTTTATTAACGTGATAACCATTACTGTAAGAAACTTCCTCATCGGAACTTTTTATCTTACTCATGACAGGTTTATCGAGACAGCATTGGCAATGCGGGCGAATCAGTAGAAAGTGCAGAGACAGTGATGGTGGAAAGCACTGATTCCCTTGAGGTTAGAAATGTTTATTGGAAGCTAAAACCTTCTGTAGAGTTAAGTGAGTTAAGTGCGATACATACTTATCGGAACTTTTTACCTTGAATGCATGACAGGAATATCCTGAACAAGGGATGGAGCTGGATGTAAAGGAAAATCCTGACAAGAGGATGGAGCTGGATGTAAAGGAAAATCCTGACAAGAGGATGGGGCTGGATGTAAAGTACCAGGTGCGACGTAGTTCAAGGCTCAAGCGGAGACACACATCTTTTTAGGTTATGGAATATTAGAGTTTATTAGAGGTTAAAACCTTTGTTGGGAGTGAAGTACGAGATATCCTCTTCATGCATATCATGACAGTATGGCATTATACCTTGTTCCATTTTGGGAAACCTACAATTTGGTGCAGTGTCTGAAAAATAAACCATACTGCCAGAATACAAAGTCAACAGTATTTTAAGTTTTAACCTTAGGTGAGCCTGAAAAGAGAAACTTGGCCACATTGACCTCTGATATATTTTTGTTCCACGAGCCTAAATGGTTAATGGCTTTAACTTCTATACTACTATCCTGTCTACACATGCAAATAACTTCTCTTTTAATGGCTTAACTGGATCTACACATGCAAGTTTACATACTTGTGATCACTAGTACTCCGAATCTAGTGCTTGGAAAAGAATTTAGAAGCAAAGAAAGTAAGCAGTGAGCAAATAAGTAAGTCATCAATCACTAAGACTTAAGTCATCAATCACTTTCTTGTTGTTATGCAAAATTAAAAGTTATGAATGAAGAATAATGAAAatggaagaaaaacaaaagagaaaacGAAGTTCTTTACATAGATGGGACACTTTTCTCTATCAAAACGAGAACAATCCATCTTTTCGTTCAAGGGTAATTTGATCGTAAGCTCGTAGTGTCTGTCTCTGTTAATGTGGATACGAAGCTGGAACATATCCAAGCTTTTAGATTTGGTTGGGTCTAATAATGGAACATGTGACTACCAACAGAGTGCACGACGTAAGGCTCAGCTTTACAATGTTACCTCATATGCTTCGCACTTCTAATACTTCATTTTTTGCTGGAAGGGTGATTTTTTGGCTAAATAGGAAGAATACTTGGCGTCGAATATGTAAAGTTTTATCGTAAAATTTGAACCTACATAGGGTGGGGATTCTTACTAAGACCAGCAGCTTTTAACTAAGAACAACTAGCATCAACTTAATTATTAGGGTGGCACGCGAAGCACATTTTGAGTCAAaaagaaaataactttgatgaatcCTTTTTGAAATTTGGAATAGAGTGCGTATAATAGTACACGGAGAAAGAAGCATTAGAATTCGAAATGAAAACTCTgaatttggaagaaaagtttgtTTGGGTCTCTTcccgatttttttttaaaagattgtaatgAAATCTGATTAAAAATCGATGTGGCTGGTTAATTTGTGGAACTTATACAAATGTTTTTAACACCGGTATACTGTTGCAAATAGGTTCCAAGGAGAATTGGTAAAGGTAAAAAATTGTACATTATAGTGTTTTGAACCTAATTTTTGTTTCTATTTAAATGTATTAAATGCTTTATGGATCTTTATAGTTATGATATTGTGCCTGTAATTTGTTTTTCGGAACCGACTtttcagaaaataacaaagacgaAATGATCGCCCTCATGTACTTAACGGAGATTGCAGATTCTCACTTTGCTTCGATGCATCCATCTGTCCATGCCACTTCAATATGATATTTGATTATATCAAATTTCTGAATCAACTTACACCTTTATCTAATGATGGAATCCTTTTGAAGTTTTTCAATAGTTGGGTTTTCAAGGCCTCTTCTTTAATGGTAAGGCGGTCATTTGAAACTTGGCATGCTTATATTTTTTAATTGATCATTTATATGATAAATTGCTGCTCATTTGAATTGTATTTATTTTCCTTTGAGAACATGAGCATCAACTAGAAGGTTGAGAGTCATACCAAactcatatttatttttttatttttattttttgaagaaataTAAAATTTTATTGAAAATCAGAGAGAATACCAAGTACATAATTCTCCAACTCCGAAAAACtacaaatcaaacaaacaaacaacaacCGAGCTTAACAAACTCTGCCCCAAACAACGCAAAAGCTAAAAGAAAACAAACTCACAGACATAACACCATAAGACCAGTCTACCAATAAAATAAAACACACAGACTTCTTCAAACTAGTTGTCTAAGTGCATATCCTTTTGATCCTGCAAAAGGAGTTCATAGATAATACTAGGCGGTTTAGATAACCAATAGCTATTACTATGACGAGTTCTAGAATATTTAGATAGAGTATCTGCAACCTTATTTGCCCTCCTATGAATAAACGTAACTTGAACATATTTCAACTTTCCAAACACACTGGCACACTCCATCAATAAAGATTTATCTTTCCATTTAACACCTTCCAGGTTACCTGAGCTGAGAGCCTCCATAATAGATTTTTTGTCCCCTTCTATTAtaatttgactgaaattcttgctAGCAATCCAATTAAGATCATATAAAACAACAAGG encodes the following:
- the LOC113313735 gene encoding uncharacterized protein LOC113313735 isoform X1, which encodes MSSKENRLQFGNWGAVTVVVNALTSLESPNEEQEEAPLDYEDVEYLVETLFSCLLFLFECSENIVRFVDAEGVQLMIKFIQQEEFGYCYGSAIEALATAVKVCQSASEKFVKHALAWNTAFPPSMDKIPPSVTHVKEKIEAHHISLIASLTGGIAKTEKVILLKKFEEDDFERITWLMELYRGYSEEVEAMANRLEDEEYELCMEKLRYESTVQSIAVILGYLLSEDPTTRNKIENRLTHHNLKKKHVQDFILVYRDSIGNAGESVESAETVMVESTDSLEEYPEQGMELDVKENPDKRMELDVKENPDKRMGLDVKYQVRRSSRLKRRHTSF
- the LOC113313735 gene encoding uncharacterized protein LOC113313735 isoform X2, with the protein product MSSKENRLQFGNWGAVTVVVNALTSLESPNEEQEEAPLDYEDVEYLVETLFSCLLFLFECSENIVRFVDAEGVQLMIKFIQQEEFGYCYGSAIEALATAVKVCQSASEKFVKHALAWNTAFPPSMDKIPPSVTHVKEKIEAHHISLIASLTGGIAKTEKVILLKKFEEDDFERITWLMELYRGYSEEVEAMANRLEDEEYELCMEKLRYESTVQSIAVILGYLLSEDPTTRNKIENRLTHHNLKKKHVQDFILVYRDSIGNAGESVESAETVMVESTDSLEENPDKRMELDVKENPDKRMGLDVKYQVRRSSRLKRRHTSF